The Streptomyces sp. NBC_01363 region GTTCTCGGGTTTCAGTTGTATAGTACAACGAATTAGAGGTTGTAAAAGCCACCTATTGGAGTGTTCCGAATGTCCGCAGGCCCGAGTGCCGCCACCGGCTCCACCGTCGCCGCCCTCCGCCATGTGCTGGGCCATTTCGTCACGCCGCTGCTGATGTGCATCGGCATGGGGCTCGCCTACCTCGGGGCTTTTCACGCGCCGGAGCCGCACGATCTCCGGGTGGACGTGGTCGGGTCCGGGCCCAGGGCGCAGGTGCTCGCGCAGACACTGCAGGACAAGAGCGACGGGGCGCTGAGCGTGCGTACCGTTCCCGACCGCGCCGCGGCCGTGGACCACCTCAGGACGCAGGCGAGTTACGGCGCCTACCTGCCGGGCAAGCACCCCGAGCTGCTCGTGGCCAGTGCGTCCTCCGACACCAGTGCCACGGTGGTCGAGAAGGTGTTCACCAAGGTTGCCGCCGAACAGGGCGACCCGCTGAAGGTGACGGACACGGCACCGACCGCGGACGGCGATCCGACCGGCCAGGGCATCTTCTTCCTGCTGGTCGCGGTGAGTATCGGCTCGTATGCCTCGGTCGCGGTCATCGGCGGGGCGGGCGCCGTGCTGGCGCTGCGGATCAGGGCCGCACTGGCTGTCGCCGCGTCGCTGGTGGTGAGCGTGATCGGAGTGGTGTTCGCGGGGCCGCTGTTCGGCCTGGTGGACCATGGGCTCGGCGGTCTGTGGGCGATGGCCTGGCTCTACTCCGCGGGCATCCTGCTGATCGGCGTCGGACTGCACACCTTCCTCAAGCGCTGGACGACGCTCGGGCTGATGGTGCTGTTCGTGATGCTCAACTTCACCAGCTCCGGCGGCATCTTCCGGCCCGAACTGCAGCCCGGCTTCTTCGCTTCGCTGCACTCCTTCTGGAACGGCGCGGGCTTCGTCGAGGGCGTACGCAGCCATGTGTACTTCGGTGGACACGCTCTGGGTGGACATGTGCTGGTGCTCGCGCTCTGGTTCGTGGCGGGCCTGGCCCTGATGGGGCTGGCGGGGCTGTCGGAGTCGAGGCGGCGGCAGGCCGCGGTGGAGGCGGCAGCGGCCGGCACCGACGCCGTCGCCGGTTCTGTCGAGGCCGGCGGAGCCCATGGGCCGAAGCACGCCGCCAGGACCGGGGCCGGAACACGGACCGGGGCGGGCGCCGAGCCGCAGATCGAGGAGGAGATCGAGGAAGAGATGGAAGAGACCGTCGGCGTCTGACCAGGACGGATCGTTGTCCACAGGTCGCAAGGTGCGTTTTCCACAGGGGCAGACGGCATTCGGCTGACGGCGGTACCTTCGTCGCAATTGATCTGCGACAGGGCGTCGGGCCGGGAGCGCAGGGCGAGGGCGGGGGAGGCTGCGCGCCATGGGTGACATCGAAGCGACAGTGCCGGTTCAGCGGTCTGTGTCGGGTGATCCGCGCATTCCGGTCGTGCCCGGATTCGCGCGGAGGGCGGCCGGGACGGGCGGGGGCGCGGAGCGGCCGTCGAGGAAGGCGGGCAAAGCGGTGCGGGAGCGGGTGCCCAGGGCCTCGCACGCATTCCTGGACCTTCCGGCCGGGCGGCCCGACGCGGTGCGGGCGGTCGAGGAGTCGAGCCTGGGCAGAGTGCCCTCCCTCGCCCCGATCCGGGTGGGGCGGATGGCGGCCACCCCCTTTGCCTTTCTGCGTGGCTCGGCCGGATTGATGGCCCATGATCTGGTGGGCACGCCGGTCAGCGGGGTGGGTGCCCAGCTCTGCGGCGATGCGCACGCGGCCAATTTCGGGCTGTACGGCGATGCGAGGGGCAGCCTGGTCATCGATCTGAACGACTTCGACGAGACCGTGTTCGGCCCGTGGGAGTGGGACCTCAAGCGTCTGGCCACCTCGCTGGTGCTTGCGGGGCGTGAGGCCGGGGCGGACGAGGAGACCTGCCGGCAGGGCGCGTACGACACGGTGGGCGCGTACCGGCGGACGATGCGGCTGCTGGCCAAACTGCCCGCGCGCGACGCCTGGAACGCCATCGCGGACGAGGAGTTGGTCTCGCACACGGACGCGCGGGATCTCCTCGGCACTCTGGAGCGGGTCTCGGAGAAGGCCCGTAACAACACCAGCGCCCGCTTCGCGGCCAAGTCCACCGAGGATTCCGGGGACGGCGGACGCCGCTTCATCGACGCGCCGCCGGTGCTGCGACGGGTGCCGGACGAGGAGGCCGCGGCGGTCGCGGCGGGACTCGGCGAATACCTGGGCACGATCTCGGAGGACCGGGTTCCGCTCCTCGCCCGGTACGCGATCCACGACGTGGCGTTCCGGGTGGTCGGTACCGGGAGCGTCGGCACCCGGTCGTACGTGGTGCTTCTGCTCGATCACCGCGGTGAGCCCCTGGTGCTGCAGGTGAAGGAGGCGCGGCCCTCCGTGCTGGCGCCGTACTTGCCAGCTGTCGGCTTCGACGTTCCGGAGGTGGCGCACGAGGGGCGCCGAGTAGTGCTCGGGCAGAAGCGGATGCAGGTCGTCAGCGACATCCTGCTGGGCTGGGCGACGGTGGACGGACGCCCGTTCCAAGTAAGGCAGTTCAGGAACCGCAAGGGCAGCGTGGATCCGGCGGCGCTGGCGGCCGATCAGGTCGACGACTACGGCCGGATGACCGGTGCGCTGCTGGCACGTGCCCACGCGCACAGCGCGGATCCGCGACTGATCGCGGGCTACTGCGGCAAGAACGAGGAACTGGACGAGGCGGTGGCGGCGTTCGCGGTGACCTACGCGGACCGTACGGAGGCGGACCACGCGGAGTTGGTGCGGGCCATCGGTTCGGGGCGGATAGCCGCCGAACTGGGCGTCTGAGGGGCATCGGGCCGACCGTGCGTCCTTGGGACGTGGGCCGTGGCCATACGCTGGACGGGTGACCCACGAAGCCGCCGGGGTGCCGACCACCCGGAACGACGATGACCAGCAGGACAACGACCGGCAGCGCGAGCAGCATGCCCGGAACGAGCAGTACGGGCAGGGCGAGCCGCCAGAGCAGCACGGTCGGCCGGCCGGTGCCGGTACGGACACCGGCGCCGGTCCTGGGGCCGGTGTCGAAGGTGGCTCCGGCACCGCCGCGGGCAGCGCCGGAGACGGGGCTCCCGACGAGGCAGCGGGCGGGGACGCCGGCGGGGGGACGGGCGGTCGTGCTGAGGGGGAGCGGCCCGAGGCCCGGCTCGCGAAGGCGGTTCGGGCGGCGGAGCAGGCGCTGATCGAGTTCGAGATCGCGGTGGAGACCTTCCGGGTCGAGGTCGAGAACTTCTCCCGGCTGCATCACCAGAAGCTCGGGCCCATGTACACCCGCCTCGACGAGCTGGATGCGCAGATCGCGGAGGCTCGGGCCGCCAGGACGGGCGATCCGGAGGACATCCGCAAGGCGCAGGAGGCACGGGCGATCGTCATGCCGATGCCGGGCGTCGACGAGCTGTTTCACGACTGGATCGACTCCGACGGGCTGTCCCCCGAGGCCGCGGCGATGCTGACCGAGCAGCCGGTCCGGCCGCCCAAGCGGGTCCGGCCGACCGAGGAGGCGCGCAAGCTCTACCGCGACCTGGCACGCCAGGCCCACCCGGACCTGGCGCAGGACGAGACGGAGCGGGCCCGCCGGGACGAGTTCATCGCCCGCGTGAACGCCGCGTACGGGCGGGGGGACGAGGCTCTCCTGATCGAGTTGGCGCAGGAATGGGCGGCGGGTCCGGTGGCTCCGGAGGCGGAGCTCAGTGAGAGCGAGGAGCTCTACGCCCGGCTGAACTGGCTGACCCAGCGCAAGGAACTTCTGACGGTGCTCGCCCAGGAGCTGGAGGAGAGCGCCATCGGGGCCATGCTGCGGATGGCGCCGGACGATCCGGACCGGCTGCTCGACGAGATCGCCGAGCAGCTGCTGGGCGAGGTCGCGCAGCGCGAGGCGGAGCTGGCGTCCATGGTGCAGTAGCGTTCCAGGTGACTCAGGAGCGTACGTACGAGAGAAGGCATGACCCATGAATTTCGCCCCGCTGCCCTCGGTGGATGTCGCGGCGGTGCCGTCGGACGGCTTTGTGCTGGACGTCCGGGAGGACAACGAGTGGGCGGCCGGGCATGTCGAGGGCGCTCTGCACATCCCGATGAGTGACTTCGTGGCCCGCTTCGGTGAGCTGACCGAGGCCGCCGACGACGGCCGGCGCGTGCACGTGATGTGCCGGGTCGGTGGCCGGTCGGCCCAGGTCACCCAGTACCTGGTGCAGCAGGGCATCGACGCCGTGAACATCGACGGCGGGATGCTGGCCTGGGACGGCGCCGGACGCCCGATGGTCGCGGACGACGGCAACCCGGCCTTCGTGCTCTGAGCCGGGGAGCCGCTCCGCCGGGGAGCTGGTTCGTGCTTGCGCGGCGGCTTGGTCGTTCGGTCGGCGCCCTTGCCGTTCGACCGGTGTCAGCCGAGGAGGTGTGCGGCCAGAAGGCTGCCCAGTGCCTCCTCGTGTGCCGCTGCCGGACCGAGGGACAACTCGATCTGCTTGGCCCAGGCGTGAAAGCGGTGCAGCGGATAGTCCGTGTCCGCTCCGAAACCGCCGTGCAGATGCTGTGCCGTCTGCACGACCCGGCGGACACCGTCCGAGGCCCAGATCTTCGCCACGGCGATGTCGCCCTCGGCAGGCAGCATCCCGTCGGCTCCGGTGGAGATCCGCCAGGCCGCCTGCCAGAGCGTCACTTCCATGGCCCGTAGGTCGATGTACCGGTCCGCGGCCTGTACCGCGACGGACTGGAAGGTCGCCACCGGGAAGCCGAACTGCTCACGCTTGCCGGTGTATTCGCTCGTCATGGCGAGCACGGCCTCACCCAGGCCGAGTGCGAGTGCGCACGTTCCGGCGGTGAGGAGGGCGCGCAGCCACTCCCAGGCCCCCGCTCCGTCGATCAGCGCGCTGCCGTCGATCCGTACCGACTCCAGCCGGACCTCGGCGAACCGTTCACCGCTGGTGGAGACCTGCTCTGCCAGAGTGACGCCGTCCTGGGCGGTCTGGATCAGGGCGACCACCGCCCGGCCCTCGCCCGTGTGGGCCGGAATCGCGATCCAGTCCGCGGCCTGCGCCCACGGCACCGCCGACTGCGTCCCGTCGAGCATCCAGCCGACAAGATCTCCGGCACCGTCGCCGACGGCTGTGCCGGGGGCTTCGTCCGTCGGGACGATTCCTGCTGTCGCCTCCCGGCGGGCGGTGACGGAGAGTTCGGCCGGATCGTGGCCGGAGCGGCCGTTGGCCCCGACGGTGAGGACCAGCTCCCCTCGGCCGACCTTGGGCAGCAACTGGGCGGCCAGCCGCGGGTCTCCGTACTGCTGGAGCGCCATCGCGACCGCGCACGTCTCCAGCAACGGCACTCTCGCGAGCACCTTGGCTGACTCGCGCAACACCAGGCAGAGCGCGACGAGATCGAGCCCGGCCCCACCGTGCTCCGGCGACAGCGTCAGGCTCAGCAGATCGCTCGCGGCAAGCCGGGCCCACAGCGGGCGGTCGATGTCCTCGGCCACCGCGCCCGGCACGAGAGCGGGGCTGGGAACCCCGTCCGGTGCGACTCCCGAGAAGACCGCTCGTGCTGCCTCCGTGGCCGCCTGCTGTTCCTCGGTGAAGGTGAAGTCCACTGCCCTGGCCTCCCGCTGACCGATTGTCCCTGTGCCCGAATGTGACGGGCCGTCAAGATAGAACAGGTTCTATGAGAAGGGAACAGGAGGAGGAGCGGGAGAAGTAGCAGGGGAGGATCAGGCGACAGGGAGAGGCGAGGGGGCGCGGTCAGCGGTCGAAGTCGAGCTCCACCTCCGGGGTGGCCGGATGCGACTGGCACGCCAGCACATAACCCGCATCTGTCTCCTCGGGCTCCAGCGCGAAGTTGCGGTCCATCCGCACGTCGCCCGAGACCAGGAACGCCCGGCAGGTCCCGCACACCCCGCCCTTGCAGGCGTACGGTGCGTCGGCGCGGCTGCGCAGCACGGTCTCCAGCAGCGATTCGCCCTCCTCCACCGGCCAGGTGCCGGAACGGCCGTCCAGGGTGGCGGTGAGCCTGCTGTGAGCGGGTGTTTCGGTCCGGGGACGGACGGATGTGCCCGGTCCGTCGTCCACATGGAAGATCTCCTGGTGGATGCGGGGCCGGTCGATGCCGAGGCCGCGCAGCGCCTGGTCCGCGGCCTGGATCAGTCCGAACGGCCCGCAGAGATACCAGCCGTCCACCTCGGTCACCGGTAGCAGCGCGGGCAGCAGTTCGGTGAGACGGTCCCGGTCCAGCCGGCCGGAAGGGAGACCTGCCTGCTGCTCCTCCCGGGAGAGCACCGTGACCAGCTGGAACCGGTCGGGGTAGCGGTCCTTGAGGTCGGCGACCTCGTCCAGGAACATCGTCGAGAGCGCTGTCCGGTCGCTGCGGATCAGGCAGAATTGGGCATCGGGTTCCCGTGCCAGCAGCGTGGCCGCGATGGACAGGACCGGCGTGATTCCGCTGCCGCCTACGATCGCCGCGAAGTGTCCGGCGCGGGGCGCCAGCACGAAGCGGCCCATCGGAGGCATTGCCTCGACCAGGTCACCGACGGCGAGTTCCTTCAGGGCGTACGTGGAGAACACGCCGCCGTCGACGAGTCGAATGCCCACACGCAGTACCGGATCGGCCGGTTCCTCGGTGGCCGGGGAACAGATCGAGTACGAGCGGCGAATCTCCTCGCCGTCCACCGTGTATCGCACATTGAGGTGCTGGCCGGGCTTGTGGCGGAAGGTCTCGCGCAACTCGGGCGGCACGGCGAGGGTGACAGCCACCGAATCGTCCGTGAGCCGTTCGATCGTGCGGACCCGGAGCGGATGGAACATCTACAACTCCTTGAAGTGGTCGAACGGTTCGCGGCATGTCACGCAGCGGCGCAGCGCCTTGCACGCGGTGGAGGAGAACCGGCTCAGCAGCTCCGTATCGGTCGAGCCGCAGTGCGGGCAGCGCACCGAGAGCGTGAGCGGCACCGGACCGCCCGCGCCGGTCGTGGCATCGTGCGGGCGCGGGGGCGCTATGCCGAACTCGGCCAGCTTGCGCCGTCCTTCCGCGCTGATGTCGTCCGTGGACCAGGCCGGTGAGAGCACGGTGACCACGGAGACCTGCGGTATGCCGTGGTCGTGCAGCACCCGCTCGATGTCGGAGGACATCGCCTCGATCGCAGGGCAGCCGGTATAGGTCGGGGTGAGACGCACGGTGACCTTGCCGGGGGCGAGAACATCCACGCCCCGGAGCACCCCCAGCTCGTCCAGGGTCAGCACGGGCAGTTCGGGATCGGGTACGGAGCCTGCGAGGCGGTGCAGCTCCTTCTCCAGGACGGTCTCGGTCACCATGACGCCCCCGGGTGGCTGCGATGCAGGTGCTGCATCTCGGCGATCATGCGGCCGAAGGGTTCGGTGTGGATGCCCTGGCGTCCCGCACCCGCCGTCCACGCCCCGGACCGCGGACCGGTCGGCAGTGTCAGCGTGGC contains the following coding sequences:
- a CDS encoding J domain-containing protein, coding for MTHEAAGVPTTRNDDDQQDNDRQREQHARNEQYGQGEPPEQHGRPAGAGTDTGAGPGAGVEGGSGTAAGSAGDGAPDEAAGGDAGGGTGGRAEGERPEARLAKAVRAAEQALIEFEIAVETFRVEVENFSRLHHQKLGPMYTRLDELDAQIAEARAARTGDPEDIRKAQEARAIVMPMPGVDELFHDWIDSDGLSPEAAAMLTEQPVRPPKRVRPTEEARKLYRDLARQAHPDLAQDETERARRDEFIARVNAAYGRGDEALLIELAQEWAAGPVAPEAELSESEELYARLNWLTQRKELLTVLAQELEESAIGAMLRMAPDDPDRLLDEIAEQLLGEVAQREAELASMVQ
- a CDS encoding rhodanese-like domain-containing protein — protein: MNFAPLPSVDVAAVPSDGFVLDVREDNEWAAGHVEGALHIPMSDFVARFGELTEAADDGRRVHVMCRVGGRSAQVTQYLVQQGIDAVNIDGGMLAWDGAGRPMVADDGNPAFVL
- a CDS encoding acyl-CoA dehydrogenase family protein; this translates as MDFTFTEEQQAATEAARAVFSGVAPDGVPSPALVPGAVAEDIDRPLWARLAASDLLSLTLSPEHGGAGLDLVALCLVLRESAKVLARVPLLETCAVAMALQQYGDPRLAAQLLPKVGRGELVLTVGANGRSGHDPAELSVTARREATAGIVPTDEAPGTAVGDGAGDLVGWMLDGTQSAVPWAQAADWIAIPAHTGEGRAVVALIQTAQDGVTLAEQVSTSGERFAEVRLESVRIDGSALIDGAGAWEWLRALLTAGTCALALGLGEAVLAMTSEYTGKREQFGFPVATFQSVAVQAADRYIDLRAMEVTLWQAAWRISTGADGMLPAEGDIAVAKIWASDGVRRVVQTAQHLHGGFGADTDYPLHRFHAWAKQIELSLGPAAAHEEALGSLLAAHLLG
- a CDS encoding 2Fe-2S iron-sulfur cluster-binding protein; translation: MFHPLRVRTIERLTDDSVAVTLAVPPELRETFRHKPGQHLNVRYTVDGEEIRRSYSICSPATEEPADPVLRVGIRLVDGGVFSTYALKELAVGDLVEAMPPMGRFVLAPRAGHFAAIVGGSGITPVLSIAATLLAREPDAQFCLIRSDRTALSTMFLDEVADLKDRYPDRFQLVTVLSREEQQAGLPSGRLDRDRLTELLPALLPVTEVDGWYLCGPFGLIQAADQALRGLGIDRPRIHQEIFHVDDGPGTSVRPRTETPAHSRLTATLDGRSGTWPVEEGESLLETVLRSRADAPYACKGGVCGTCRAFLVSGDVRMDRNFALEPEETDAGYVLACQSHPATPEVELDFDR
- the paaD gene encoding 1,2-phenylacetyl-CoA epoxidase subunit PaaD, which produces MVTETVLEKELHRLAGSVPDPELPVLTLDELGVLRGVDVLAPGKVTVRLTPTYTGCPAIEAMSSDIERVLHDHGIPQVSVVTVLSPAWSTDDISAEGRRKLAEFGIAPPRPHDATTGAGGPVPLTLSVRCPHCGSTDTELLSRFSSTACKALRRCVTCREPFDHFKEL
- a CDS encoding DUF2252 domain-containing protein, with translation MGDIEATVPVQRSVSGDPRIPVVPGFARRAAGTGGGAERPSRKAGKAVRERVPRASHAFLDLPAGRPDAVRAVEESSLGRVPSLAPIRVGRMAATPFAFLRGSAGLMAHDLVGTPVSGVGAQLCGDAHAANFGLYGDARGSLVIDLNDFDETVFGPWEWDLKRLATSLVLAGREAGADEETCRQGAYDTVGAYRRTMRLLAKLPARDAWNAIADEELVSHTDARDLLGTLERVSEKARNNTSARFAAKSTEDSGDGGRRFIDAPPVLRRVPDEEAAAVAAGLGEYLGTISEDRVPLLARYAIHDVAFRVVGTGSVGTRSYVVLLLDHRGEPLVLQVKEARPSVLAPYLPAVGFDVPEVAHEGRRVVLGQKRMQVVSDILLGWATVDGRPFQVRQFRNRKGSVDPAALAADQVDDYGRMTGALLARAHAHSADPRLIAGYCGKNEELDEAVAAFAVTYADRTEADHAELVRAIGSGRIAAELGV